From the Nocardiopsis changdeensis genome, one window contains:
- a CDS encoding serine hydrolase domain-containing protein has protein sequence MRDGDWLTETGARIRGVLKVMVDAGWLPGGAAVIGTGGMWEFVAVGRIDEDNDTAPDVAYDVASLTKVMATWPLVGQAVVEGMLDLDAPMSEYLPADGLPGAAVTTRQILTHTSRLNQVTWLERYVGTDQDLAEAILADPLEEPGYRYIDRGFILLGLVLERLYGTGLDRLAADLWDELGMRSTAFGPLARSPGVAPTERRLPGAAPAWGVVHDEAAALMGGVAGHAGAFTTAIDLGAFARELLRIHEGGDGPVPSSFVRESWRPHVDAGQRLWRGLGWLVTPEGVVYHNGFTGTSLFMHPETSRYVGVLTNAVYYGRARTGLADLRSAARSAVSPQAHDSTP, from the coding sequence GTGCGTGACGGAGACTGGCTCACCGAGACGGGGGCGCGGATACGCGGTGTCCTGAAGGTGATGGTGGACGCGGGCTGGCTGCCCGGCGGCGCCGCCGTCATCGGCACCGGGGGCATGTGGGAGTTCGTCGCGGTCGGCCGGATCGACGAGGACAACGACACCGCCCCCGACGTCGCCTACGACGTCGCGAGCCTGACGAAGGTGATGGCGACGTGGCCGCTGGTCGGCCAGGCGGTCGTCGAGGGGATGCTGGATCTGGACGCCCCGATGTCCGAATACCTCCCCGCGGACGGGCTGCCCGGAGCGGCCGTCACCACCCGGCAGATCCTCACCCACACCAGCCGCCTCAACCAGGTGACCTGGCTGGAGAGGTACGTGGGCACCGACCAGGACCTGGCCGAGGCGATCCTGGCCGATCCGCTGGAGGAGCCCGGGTACCGGTACATCGACCGGGGGTTCATCCTGCTCGGCCTGGTGCTGGAGCGGCTGTACGGGACGGGGCTGGACCGGCTGGCCGCGGACCTGTGGGACGAGCTGGGCATGCGGTCCACGGCGTTCGGACCGCTGGCGCGCTCGCCCGGGGTGGCGCCCACCGAGCGCCGGCTGCCCGGCGCCGCCCCCGCCTGGGGCGTGGTGCACGACGAGGCGGCGGCGCTGATGGGCGGGGTGGCCGGTCACGCGGGCGCGTTCACGACCGCCATCGACCTGGGCGCTTTCGCCCGGGAGCTGCTGCGCATCCACGAGGGCGGGGACGGGCCGGTGCCCTCCTCGTTCGTGCGGGAGAGCTGGCGGCCCCACGTGGACGCCGGGCAGCGGCTGTGGCGCGGGCTGGGGTGGCTGGTGACCCCGGAGGGGGTGGTCTACCACAACGGGTTCACCGGGACGAGCCTGTTCATGCACCCCGAGACCAGCAGGTACGTGGGGGTGCTGACCAACGCGGTCTACTACGGCCGCGCCCGCACGGGCCTGGCGGACCTGCGCTCGGCGGCCCGGTCGGCGGTGTCGCCGCAGGCGCACGACTCCACCCCGTAG
- the otsB gene encoding trehalose-phosphatase has protein sequence MQPPEPSTAEGRTALDALLTDPAKALVAFDFDGTLAPIVDDPRTSAPQPGIVELLAELAGRLGTVAVVTGRPAATAVGLGGLDRVPGIIVLGHYGAERWADGRVLAADPPPGVSLVRAELPGLIDSLQAPEGTWIEDKGRSLAVHTRRTAEPDAALALLAPHLSALAERAGLRVEPGRMVIELRPPGVDKGAALSALVAERAAGSVLYAGDDLGDLPAFDAVARLRADGLPGLTVCAASSEAARVVEAADLVVPGPAGLAEFLGSLARALARP, from the coding sequence ATGCAACCGCCCGAACCGAGCACGGCCGAGGGGCGCACCGCGCTCGACGCCCTGCTGACCGACCCCGCCAAGGCCCTGGTCGCCTTCGACTTCGACGGGACCCTGGCCCCCATCGTCGACGACCCGCGCACCTCCGCCCCCCAGCCGGGGATCGTGGAACTGCTCGCGGAGCTGGCCGGGCGGCTGGGCACGGTCGCGGTCGTCACCGGGCGCCCGGCCGCCACCGCCGTCGGCCTGGGCGGGCTGGACCGCGTCCCGGGCATCATCGTGCTGGGCCACTACGGCGCCGAACGCTGGGCGGACGGCCGCGTACTGGCCGCCGACCCGCCGCCGGGGGTGTCCCTGGTCCGCGCCGAACTGCCCGGCCTGATCGACTCCCTCCAGGCGCCCGAGGGCACCTGGATCGAGGACAAGGGCCGCTCGCTGGCGGTGCACACCCGCCGCACCGCCGAACCGGACGCCGCGCTGGCACTGCTCGCCCCGCACCTGTCCGCGCTGGCGGAGCGGGCCGGGCTCCGGGTGGAGCCCGGCCGCATGGTCATCGAGCTGCGCCCTCCGGGCGTGGACAAGGGCGCGGCCCTGTCCGCGCTGGTGGCGGAGCGGGCCGCCGGGTCCGTCCTGTACGCGGGCGACGACCTGGGCGACCTGCCCGCCTTCGACGCCGTGGCGCGGCTGCGCGCGGACGGGCTCCCCGGGCTGACCGTGTGCGCGGCCTCCAGCGAGGCCGCCAGGGTCGTCGAGGCCGCCGACCTGGTGGTGCCGGGCCCGGCCGGACTGGCGGAGTTCCTCGGGTCGCTCGCCCGGGCCCTGGCCCGGCCCTGA
- a CDS encoding DUF3263 domain-containing protein: protein MPNIGRTEDGQSALAERDQRILAFERQWWKFEGSKEQAIRDEFGFSATRYYQLLNGLVDRPEALAFDPMTVKRLRRVRADRQRQRNARRLGIRL from the coding sequence ATGCCGAATATCGGTCGGACCGAAGACGGTCAGTCGGCACTGGCCGAACGCGATCAGCGCATCCTGGCCTTCGAGCGCCAGTGGTGGAAGTTCGAGGGCTCCAAGGAGCAGGCGATCCGCGACGAGTTCGGGTTCTCCGCCACGCGGTACTACCAGTTGCTGAACGGGCTGGTCGACCGCCCCGAGGCGCTGGCCTTCGACCCCATGACGGTCAAGCGGCTGCGCCGGGTGCGCGCCGACCGCCAGCGCCAACGCAACGCGCGGCGGCTGGGCATCCGACTCTGA
- a CDS encoding S8 family serine peptidase — MLGGISRHREHTGIVAIAATVVLGLAAAPAAADGVPDFRPEQWGLQSINAQELWPETQGQGITVALPGASVHADHPDLVDNLTVDEEFGGNDGDADTGTAAAALVAGHGHGMDADGGVLGVAPDAGLLVLPTGDRLAGAVRHAVDAGAQVVLLPEIPDGTDLTGATRDAVAAGVLVVGPADNPADPNVLAVGGMDENAELIPGSPDAGAIELVAPGADLETAGPDMGQVQVTGTEYAAAMAAGAAALLRSAHPQLRPEQIREALVEGGQQGPDGLPSLHLTGAEALASGTAQDVPLFDEELADRADEGPAVPVWVWFALVGLVLVLGVALVVVWVRRSSADPYGVKAERALEEAEIAEQRAAEAPPASRRKKGGRRRKG; from the coding sequence GTGCTCGGGGGCATCAGCCGTCACAGGGAACACACCGGGATCGTCGCCATCGCCGCGACCGTCGTCCTCGGTCTGGCCGCCGCCCCCGCGGCGGCCGACGGGGTCCCCGATTTCCGCCCCGAACAATGGGGACTCCAGTCGATCAACGCCCAGGAATTGTGGCCGGAAACACAGGGTCAGGGCATCACCGTGGCCCTGCCCGGGGCCTCCGTCCACGCCGACCACCCGGACCTGGTCGACAACCTGACCGTCGACGAGGAGTTCGGCGGCAACGACGGCGACGCCGATACGGGCACCGCCGCGGCCGCCCTGGTGGCGGGCCACGGGCACGGGATGGACGCCGACGGCGGCGTGCTGGGCGTGGCCCCCGACGCCGGGCTGCTGGTCCTCCCCACCGGGGACCGGCTGGCCGGCGCGGTGCGCCACGCGGTCGACGCCGGGGCGCAGGTCGTCCTGTTGCCCGAGATCCCCGACGGGACCGACCTCACCGGGGCCACCCGCGACGCCGTCGCCGCCGGGGTCCTGGTGGTCGGCCCGGCCGACAACCCGGCCGACCCCAACGTGCTGGCCGTCGGCGGGATGGACGAGAACGCCGAGCTGATCCCCGGATCGCCCGACGCCGGGGCGATCGAGCTGGTCGCGCCCGGCGCCGACCTGGAGACGGCCGGGCCCGACATGGGACAGGTCCAGGTCACCGGCACCGAGTACGCGGCGGCGATGGCCGCCGGGGCCGCCGCGCTGCTGCGCTCGGCCCACCCGCAGCTGCGCCCCGAGCAGATCCGCGAGGCCCTGGTGGAGGGCGGACAGCAGGGGCCGGACGGGCTGCCGAGCCTGCACCTGACCGGTGCCGAGGCGCTGGCCTCCGGGACCGCCCAGGACGTCCCGCTCTTCGACGAGGAGCTGGCCGACCGGGCCGACGAGGGTCCCGCGGTGCCGGTGTGGGTGTGGTTCGCGCTGGTCGGCCTGGTCCTGGTGCTGGGTGTGGCGCTGGTCGTGGTGTGGGTGCGCCGCTCCTCCGCCGACCCCTACGGGGTCAAGGCCGAACGCGCCCTGGAGGAGGCGGAGATCGCCGAGCAGCGCGCCGCCGAGGCTCCGCCCGCCTCCCGCCGGAAGAAGGGCGGCCGCCGCCGCAAGGGCTGA
- a CDS encoding class I SAM-dependent methyltransferase: MPRMSDGSAGDADYAVISRSYTDHRVPEPRIARIVHEALGGARTVLNVGAGAGSYEPADREVTPVEPSASMRAARPAHLPAAVDAVAEDLPFADGAFDAAMTTFSVHQWGDLPAGLAELRRVTAGPVAVLTCDPGLVRDFWLYEYAPEVLDTEARRYPSPKSLAEGLGGNVRTIPVPIPLDCSDGFNEAYYGRPERLLDEGARLSCSAWSFVGEEVERRFVEHLSRDLADGTWDRRHGRLRALPELVGSLVLVVSSPE, from the coding sequence GTGCCACGCATGTCCGACGGCAGCGCCGGCGACGCCGACTACGCCGTGATCTCCCGTTCCTACACCGACCACCGCGTCCCCGAGCCCCGGATCGCGCGGATCGTGCACGAGGCCCTGGGCGGCGCCCGGACCGTCCTCAACGTCGGCGCCGGGGCGGGCTCCTACGAGCCCGCCGACCGCGAGGTGACCCCCGTGGAGCCCTCGGCGTCGATGCGCGCGGCGCGGCCGGCCCACCTGCCCGCGGCGGTGGACGCGGTCGCCGAGGACCTGCCGTTCGCCGACGGCGCGTTCGACGCCGCGATGACGACCTTCAGCGTCCACCAGTGGGGCGACCTCCCCGCGGGCCTGGCCGAGCTGCGGCGGGTGACCGCCGGACCGGTCGCGGTCCTCACCTGCGACCCCGGCCTGGTGCGCGACTTCTGGCTGTACGAGTACGCGCCCGAGGTCCTGGACACCGAGGCCCGCCGCTACCCGTCCCCGAAGTCCCTGGCGGAAGGGCTGGGCGGGAACGTGCGGACCATTCCCGTGCCCATTCCCCTGGACTGCTCCGACGGATTCAACGAGGCGTACTACGGCCGCCCGGAGCGGCTGCTGGACGAGGGGGCGCGGCTGTCCTGCTCGGCCTGGAGTTTCGTGGGGGAGGAGGTCGAGCGGCGTTTCGTCGAACACCTGTCCCGCGACCTCGCCGACGGCACCTGGGACCGGCGGCACGGACGGCTGCGCGCACTGCCCGAGCTGGTCGGATCCCTGGTCCTGGTGGTCTCTTCGCCGGAGTGA
- a CDS encoding GrpB family protein: MSPLEASPLPSRGETRIDPAPQHRNLINGRVHILDYDPKWPYLFEREADRVRGILGDRVLLFEHVGSTAVPGLPAKACVDLLLVVADSADEDSYLPDLARAGYTLVIREPDWYEHRVFKGPDVNLNLHVFSEGCEEIERMRRFRDHLIANPGARERYVRVKRELAERTWERIQDYADAKSAVVREILAEAGAPLPED; the protein is encoded by the coding sequence ATGTCTCCCCTCGAAGCATCACCGTTGCCCTCCCGCGGGGAAACGCGGATCGATCCGGCCCCCCAGCACCGCAACCTCATCAACGGTCGGGTCCACATCCTGGACTACGACCCCAAGTGGCCCTACCTGTTCGAGCGTGAGGCCGACCGGGTGCGCGGCATCCTCGGCGACCGCGTCCTGCTCTTCGAGCACGTGGGCTCCACCGCTGTCCCCGGCCTGCCCGCCAAGGCCTGCGTCGACCTGCTGCTGGTCGTCGCGGACTCCGCGGACGAGGACTCCTACCTCCCCGACCTCGCCAGGGCGGGGTACACGCTGGTCATCCGCGAACCCGACTGGTACGAGCACCGCGTGTTCAAGGGCCCCGACGTCAACCTCAACCTGCACGTCTTCAGCGAGGGCTGCGAGGAGATCGAGCGGATGCGCCGGTTCCGCGACCACCTCATCGCGAACCCCGGCGCCCGCGAACGCTACGTCAGGGTCAAGCGGGAGCTGGCCGAGCGCACCTGGGAGAGGATCCAGGACTACGCCGACGCCAAGAGCGCGGTGGTGCGCGAGATCCTCGCGGAGGCCGGGGCGCCGCTGCCCGAGGACTGA
- a CDS encoding alpha,alpha-trehalose-phosphate synthase (UDP-forming) yields the protein MDKAQILIASNRGPVSFSINEDGSLEHRRGGGGLVSGMISVATEIDSIWVCAALSEGDRRAAAEAPGARLDRDHDLGGMRVHMLDIPEETFQGAYTGVANSTLWFLQHMMYDTPNKPSFGSGFRRRWEDYTAYNNAFAEALVAGAADNARVAVQDYHLALVPRILRARRPDLRIAHFSHTPWAPPEYFRMLPDDIARELLSGMLGADRLGFLSPRWADAFLRCCAEILRADVDFRNRTVEYGGRVVGVGVHALGADEEGLRESAADPLVAVRRETLEELVGDTRLIVRVDRTELSKNIVRGLEAYRELLLAHPEWRGRVTHLAFAYPSRGDVPEYREYTDTVLRVAKEINEEFATADWTPLVLEVNDDYPRSLASFQLADVLLVNPIRDGMNLVAKEGPVLSERDSVLVLSREAGAADELGGDALTVNPYDTVETAEALHRALSMPAAERRARRERLAEAAVALPPRRWFQDQLRSLG from the coding sequence GTGGACAAGGCACAGATCCTCATCGCCTCCAACCGAGGACCGGTGTCCTTCTCGATCAACGAGGACGGCTCCCTGGAACACCGCCGCGGCGGCGGCGGCCTGGTCTCCGGCATGATCTCGGTGGCCACCGAGATCGACAGCATCTGGGTGTGCGCCGCCCTGTCCGAGGGGGACCGGCGGGCCGCGGCCGAGGCCCCGGGGGCCCGGCTGGACCGCGACCACGACCTGGGCGGCATGCGCGTGCACATGCTGGACATCCCCGAGGAGACCTTCCAGGGGGCCTACACCGGGGTCGCGAACTCGACGCTGTGGTTCCTCCAGCACATGATGTACGACACCCCGAACAAGCCGTCCTTCGGCTCGGGGTTCCGGCGGCGGTGGGAGGACTACACCGCCTACAACAACGCCTTCGCCGAGGCTCTGGTGGCGGGTGCCGCGGACAACGCCCGGGTGGCGGTGCAGGACTACCACCTGGCGCTGGTGCCGCGCATCCTGCGGGCCCGCCGCCCCGACCTGCGCATCGCGCACTTCTCGCACACCCCGTGGGCCCCGCCGGAGTACTTCCGGATGCTGCCCGACGACATCGCCCGGGAGCTGCTGTCGGGGATGCTCGGCGCCGACCGGCTGGGCTTCCTCAGCCCGCGCTGGGCCGACGCCTTCCTGCGCTGCTGCGCGGAGATCCTGCGCGCGGACGTGGACTTCCGCAACCGGACCGTGGAGTACGGCGGACGGGTGGTCGGGGTGGGCGTGCACGCGCTGGGCGCCGACGAGGAGGGGCTGCGCGAGAGCGCCGCCGACCCGCTGGTGGCGGTCCGCCGGGAGACCCTGGAGGAGCTGGTCGGGGACACCAGGCTCATCGTCCGGGTGGACCGGACCGAGCTGTCCAAGAACATCGTGCGGGGCCTGGAGGCGTACCGCGAACTGCTGCTCGCGCACCCCGAATGGCGCGGGCGGGTGACCCACCTGGCGTTCGCCTACCCGAGCCGCGGCGACGTGCCCGAGTACCGCGAGTACACCGACACGGTGCTGCGGGTGGCCAAGGAGATCAACGAGGAGTTCGCGACGGCCGACTGGACGCCGCTGGTCCTGGAGGTCAACGACGACTACCCGCGTTCGCTGGCCTCGTTCCAGCTGGCCGACGTGCTGCTGGTGAACCCCATCCGGGACGGCATGAACCTGGTCGCCAAGGAGGGCCCGGTGCTGTCGGAGCGGGACTCGGTGCTGGTGCTGTCTCGGGAGGCGGGAGCCGCCGACGAGCTGGGCGGGGACGCCCTGACCGTCAACCCCTACGACACCGTGGAGACGGCGGAGGCGCTGCACCGGGCGCTGTCGATGCCCGCGGCCGAGCGGCGGGCCCGGCGGGAGCGCCTGGCGGAGGCGGCGGTGGCGCTGCCGCCGCGCCGGTGGTTCCAGGACCAGCTGCGCTCCCTGGGCTGA
- the thrC gene encoding threonine synthase — protein sequence MAIAATEPTSVRAFGPAAALSCRECGERYDLTPRFACEFCFGPLEVAYDFGAVTRADIESGPANIWRYRHLLPVPENVAELPNMNPGLTPLVKADRLAAELGLASLHIKDDSGNPTHSFKDRVVAIAVEAARNFGFTTLSCSSTGNLAGAVGAAAARAGFQSCVFIPAGLEEAKVVMAAVYGGRVVAIDGNYDDVNRFCSELIGDPAGEGWGFVNVNLRPYYGEGSKTLAYEIAEQLGWRLPEQIVIPIASGSQLTKIDKGFQELIKLGLVEDRPYKVFGAQATGCSPVAQAWDKGLDVIQPVKPDTIAKSLAIGNPADGPYVLDIARRTGGSVEHVGDDEVVEAISLLARTEGIFAETAGGVTTGVLRKLVREGRLDPGAETVVLNTGDGLKTLNAVSAGVTATVKPSLKAFAEAGLA from the coding sequence ATGGCGATTGCCGCCACCGAACCCACCTCCGTCCGCGCCTTCGGCCCCGCCGCCGCGCTGTCCTGTCGCGAATGCGGTGAGCGCTACGACCTCACCCCCCGGTTCGCCTGCGAGTTCTGCTTCGGCCCGCTGGAAGTGGCCTACGACTTCGGCGCCGTCACCCGGGCCGACATCGAGAGCGGCCCCGCCAACATCTGGCGCTACCGGCACCTGCTCCCGGTCCCGGAGAACGTGGCCGAGCTGCCCAACATGAACCCCGGCCTCACCCCCCTGGTCAAGGCCGACCGCCTCGCCGCCGAACTGGGCCTGGCCTCCCTGCACATCAAGGACGACTCCGGCAACCCCACCCACTCCTTCAAGGACCGGGTGGTGGCCATCGCCGTCGAGGCGGCCCGCAACTTCGGGTTCACCACGCTGTCCTGCTCCTCCACCGGCAACCTGGCGGGCGCCGTCGGCGCCGCGGCGGCCCGCGCGGGGTTCCAGTCCTGCGTGTTCATCCCCGCCGGGCTGGAGGAGGCCAAGGTCGTCATGGCCGCGGTCTACGGCGGCCGGGTCGTGGCCATCGACGGCAACTACGACGACGTCAACCGGTTCTGCTCCGAGCTCATCGGGGACCCGGCGGGCGAGGGCTGGGGCTTCGTCAACGTCAACCTGCGCCCCTACTACGGCGAGGGCTCCAAGACGCTGGCCTACGAGATCGCCGAGCAGCTCGGCTGGCGGCTGCCCGAGCAGATCGTCATCCCGATCGCCTCCGGCTCCCAGCTCACCAAGATCGACAAGGGCTTCCAGGAGCTGATCAAGCTGGGGCTGGTCGAGGACCGGCCGTACAAGGTCTTCGGCGCGCAGGCCACCGGCTGCTCCCCGGTGGCGCAGGCGTGGGACAAGGGCCTGGACGTCATCCAGCCGGTCAAGCCCGACACCATCGCCAAGTCGCTGGCCATCGGCAACCCGGCGGACGGCCCCTACGTGCTCGACATCGCCCGCCGCACCGGCGGCTCGGTGGAGCACGTGGGGGACGACGAGGTCGTCGAGGCGATCTCGCTGCTGGCCCGGACCGAGGGGATCTTCGCCGAGACCGCGGGCGGCGTCACCACCGGCGTGCTGCGCAAGCTGGTCCGCGAGGGGCGGCTCGACCCCGGGGCCGAGACCGTCGTCCTCAACACCGGCGACGGGCTCAAGACCCTGAACGCCGTGAGCGCCGGGGTGACGGCCACCGTCAAGCCGTCCCTGAAGGCGTTCGCCGAGGCCGGACTGGCCTGA
- a CDS encoding ubiquitin-like small modifier protein 1 — MSASVRVPTILRTYTDDAAEVTAQGGTLAEILDDLEANHPGIRARILDENGKVRRFVNVYVGDEDVRFAQGLQTEVAEGAQVSIIPAVAGGC; from the coding sequence ATGAGCGCCAGCGTTCGCGTGCCCACCATCCTGCGCACCTACACCGACGACGCCGCGGAGGTCACCGCGCAGGGCGGTACCCTCGCCGAGATCCTCGACGACCTGGAGGCCAACCACCCGGGCATCCGGGCCCGCATCCTCGACGAGAACGGGAAGGTGCGGCGCTTCGTGAACGTGTACGTCGGCGACGAGGACGTGCGCTTCGCCCAGGGGCTGCAGACCGAGGTCGCCGAAGGCGCGCAGGTCTCGATCATCCCGGCGGTCGCGGGCGGCTGCTGA
- a CDS encoding GNAT family N-acetyltransferase yields MGIEIRDFRDGDRDAVLELSLRAWEPVHASLRRVLGGRIYDRMIPDWRESQRTEVGGALDDADTAVRVAVRDGAVAGFYAVVIRPKDDTGEVTLLAVHPDHQRAGVGEALTRHAVDWIRGQGMGMAVVETGGDEGHAPARRTYEKAGLTELPVSRYFQAL; encoded by the coding sequence ATGGGTATCGAGATCAGGGATTTCCGGGACGGCGACCGCGACGCGGTGCTGGAGCTGTCGCTGCGGGCCTGGGAGCCGGTGCACGCGTCGCTGCGGCGGGTGCTGGGCGGGCGCATCTACGACCGGATGATCCCGGATTGGCGGGAGAGCCAGCGGACGGAGGTCGGCGGCGCGCTCGACGACGCGGACACCGCCGTGCGGGTGGCCGTCCGGGACGGCGCGGTCGCCGGGTTCTACGCCGTGGTGATCCGGCCCAAGGACGACACCGGCGAGGTCACCCTGCTGGCCGTGCACCCCGACCACCAGCGGGCCGGGGTGGGGGAGGCGCTCACCCGGCACGCGGTGGACTGGATCCGCGGCCAGGGCATGGGCATGGCCGTCGTCGAGACCGGCGGGGACGAGGGGCACGCCCCGGCCCGGCGCACCTACGAGAAGGCGGGCCTGACCGAGCTGCCGGTCTCCCGCTACTTCCAGGCCCTGTGA
- a CDS encoding PadR family transcriptional regulator: MSATRLLVLGVVRISGRAHGYRVGRELMDWGASEWANVKWGSIYHALRKLTAEGRLREVEAEGDDVVERVSYEITGEGEAEFHRLLRKALSHAGDDHALLCAGVTLMTALPRAEVVELLRSRIADLEKSSAQALEIGRLSTEEWNKPEHVRPLFTLWELTVGAAVEWTRRLIRELEEGRYTMADDGPQAFGLPPAGAPRG; the protein is encoded by the coding sequence ATGTCGGCGACGCGGTTGTTGGTGCTGGGTGTGGTGCGCATCTCGGGGCGCGCCCACGGGTATCGGGTCGGCCGCGAGCTGATGGACTGGGGCGCCTCGGAGTGGGCCAACGTCAAGTGGGGGTCCATCTACCACGCGCTGCGCAAGCTCACCGCCGAGGGCAGGCTGCGGGAGGTCGAGGCCGAGGGCGACGATGTGGTGGAGCGCGTCTCCTACGAGATCACCGGGGAGGGCGAGGCCGAGTTCCACCGGCTGCTGCGCAAGGCGCTCTCCCACGCGGGCGACGACCACGCGCTGCTGTGCGCCGGGGTCACCCTGATGACGGCGCTGCCGCGGGCCGAGGTGGTCGAACTGCTCCGGAGCCGGATCGCCGACCTGGAGAAGAGCAGCGCCCAGGCGCTGGAGATCGGCCGGCTGAGCACCGAGGAGTGGAACAAGCCCGAGCACGTGCGCCCGCTCTTCACCCTGTGGGAGCTGACCGTGGGGGCGGCCGTCGAGTGGACCCGAAGGCTCATCCGCGAGCTGGAGGAGGGGCGCTACACCATGGCCGACGACGGACCGCAGGCCTTCGGCCTGCCGCCCGCGGGGGCCCCGCGCGGGTAG
- a CDS encoding ATP-binding cassette domain-containing protein, with the protein MIRTRDLTKHFRVGRETVEAVRGIDIDVAAGELVALLGPNGAGKSTTLRMLTTLLEPTSGTAVVAGRDVRAEPAEVRRRIGFVGQGHGAGEDQRAGEELYTQGLLYGLDRATAGARTAELLDMLELSGAADREVTKLSGGQRRRLDIAMGLIHRPPLLFLDEPSTGLDPHSRANLWDHIARLRAEFGTTIVLTTHYLDEADEAAERVLVIDHGRVIADGTADELKGGVSGDLVTFTVADAEAAAAGAAIAEKLPTAREVEVVPGRETGVRLRIERGDAVLPELLRSLDGSGIALTTVRVQRPTLDDVFLTLTGRSLREENP; encoded by the coding sequence ATGATCCGTACCCGGGATCTCACCAAGCACTTCCGCGTCGGCAGGGAGACCGTCGAGGCGGTCCGGGGCATCGACATCGACGTCGCCGCAGGCGAACTCGTCGCCCTGCTCGGCCCCAACGGCGCGGGCAAGTCCACCACCCTGCGCATGCTCACCACCCTGCTCGAACCCACCTCCGGCACCGCCGTGGTCGCCGGGCGCGACGTGCGCGCCGAGCCGGCCGAGGTGCGGCGCCGCATCGGGTTCGTCGGCCAGGGGCACGGCGCGGGCGAGGACCAGCGCGCCGGGGAGGAGCTCTACACCCAGGGCCTGCTCTACGGGCTGGACCGGGCGACGGCCGGGGCGCGCACCGCCGAGCTGCTCGACATGCTCGAACTGTCGGGGGCCGCGGACCGCGAGGTCACCAAGCTGTCCGGCGGGCAGCGGCGCCGCCTCGACATCGCGATGGGGCTCATCCACCGGCCGCCGCTGCTGTTCCTCGACGAGCCGTCCACCGGCCTGGACCCGCACAGCCGCGCCAACCTGTGGGACCACATCGCCCGCCTGCGGGCGGAGTTCGGCACCACCATCGTCCTGACCACCCACTACCTCGACGAGGCCGACGAGGCGGCCGAGCGGGTCCTGGTCATCGACCACGGGCGGGTCATCGCCGACGGCACCGCCGACGAGCTCAAGGGCGGGGTCTCCGGCGACCTCGTCACCTTCACCGTCGCCGACGCGGAGGCCGCGGCCGCCGGCGCCGCGATAGCGGAGAAGCTGCCCACCGCCCGGGAGGTCGAGGTCGTCCCCGGCCGCGAGACCGGGGTGCGGCTGCGGATCGAGCGCGGCGACGCCGTCCTGCCCGAGCTGCTGCGCTCCCTGGACGGCTCCGGGATCGCCCTGACCACCGTGCGGGTGCAGCGCCCCACCCTCGACGACGTCTTCCTGACCCTCACCGGCCGCAGCCTGCGGGAGGAGAACCCGTGA